A stretch of DNA from Microcaecilia unicolor chromosome 10, aMicUni1.1, whole genome shotgun sequence:
TGGGGAGGCAGGAGTGCGTGTGAGGTATGGTTTAAGGATGGAATGGACGTTGATCATGGAATAGTGGGGATATGTTTGGCAGGGTGTATGATTATTGTATTAATCCGTCAGATTTAGCTGGCCCTGCAGACTATAATATAAATGCTATTTTGGTTGTGACTTTTTGGCTTTCATCTTTGGGTTGTATTATGTGTATTGTTCAATTATTGCTGTACGGGGCTCAGATTATATTGAGGTCTAAGCATTATCATGTACCTTGCCAACTgataaagtacaaaaaaaaaaaaagaaaaacaagcagggCGGGACCCACAGCTGTCCAGTGGCagtggaggtggcctccctcatgAGGTGGGCAGAgcaaaatcttctctgcttgtcagCAGCTGTAGTCGCTGGGTCCTTGAACGtagaggtggactttctcagcaggtaGTCCTTGGGCCCAGGAGAATGGGACCTATCCAGCTgaggttttcagctgatagtcgACCAATGGTGTTCtccacttctggacttgatggcgatgaaaaggaatgccaaagtgcctgAATTCTTCAGCTGTTGGAAAGAACCAGCCTCGATGGAGATCAATGCCTTACTGCACCCTGGTCAGagacatctactgtatgtcttccctccttatcCTTTTCAACACACAACCTACCGTGGGCTAACATTGCACTGGGTTCTAGTTCTCATAACCCCAGACTGGCCACGGGggctgtggtatgcggacctgattAGACTGCTAAAAGGGGGTCCTCTCCATTTTCCACATGTACAGAACatactgaagcaaggtccagtgcttatggaggatccatgcccctTTGATCTTACAGCTTGACCATTGAAAGAGCTTAGTTGAGATAAAAGTgttattctgattcggtcattgCCACCTTGCTTCAGACTTGGAAAGATTCTACATAAGAGTGTGGAAGACATTccagggctggtgttctgagtaTGGACTTTCTACATTCTCTGCTCATATCACGTAAATCCTGGCGTTTCAGGATTGGCATTGGTTTCTCTAAAAATTCAGGTTGggactttggcctgtttcagggaccagctacagaagacatctcttgTGGCTCACCTGGCTGTCATTTGAtgcttgtggggagtgggctacGTACGACCTCCCTTTCTTACACTGTGTCTAGACTGGAACCTTGTTAGTCCTTTGGGCTTTTCAgatgcctccttttgagccacttcagaaggcctccttgaaagatcttatgctaaaaacagcattcttggtggctgttgcatcagcacatagggtttcagagcttcaggcgctCTTGTCTTTGCTTTTTGGAGGCAGGGGTCTCCCtgcagttccttcctttcttctaaaAGTGGtagcagcatttcatctcaaccaatctgtggagcttccgtcATTTCCCTTTAAGAGGATGAAGAGGCtctattcttccttgaagctccTCGATGggcgtagagtcctcattagatatctagATGTCACAAATGAATTTCGCAAATCggacagactgtgctttttggcaaacagaggcttggcttcatggcttccaagcctacAACAgcaagatggctgaaggagacttgcatcagcttatttgcttgtggggaagcaggctcctcaggccttgcgAGTTCATTCTATGAGGTGGACAGTGACATCTtgggtggagactaccttactgtctccagcGGATATTTGCAAGCCGGCGACATGGTCAACACTGTATacttttgccaagcactacagggtgggtGTTGCAGCATacttggaagccagttttgggtcTTTGGTCCTCAAGGTGGTggcaccaggatcccacccactctaatgattgcttttgaacatcacataggttctggaatagtgggaagccacgtaatggaaggagaaattagatcatacctgataattttctttctattattccttaccactattccagaggcccgtctgaggtttctgagatgtttagttgttgtgatgtaatgggtcaaataactgtCACCTTGCTTGGTGCTTCTCTACaagctgtccagagatgagagttCCATACGTTTGCtgatctggttagtgttaggttagcgagttgttcaaggttatgtttattctgagtttctccttattgctggactggatgccaagagagagatgtctcagctcagttttcaattCTCTAGCCCCACCTATTGGTTGATGGGACAACTACTCAggggttctggaatagtggaaaggactaaaggaaagaaaattattaggtaagatctaatttcttcttttctttttaaacaattCCGGTAGGGTTGATTGATAAAAATGAGACCCCAGAGACTGCTGCCTTACGGGAACTGGAGGAAGAGACGGGCTACAAGGGCGAGGTTGTAGAGCGCTCCCCAGGTTAGTGTATAATCTCTGTGTAGGATGAAATGCAGCCTATGATTGGTATCAGAATGTCTACGAATAAATATGATACAGACAAACGTAAAACTCCTAGGGAGCAAGATATGAAGAGACGCAAAGATGTAACATTATCCCCACATTAAGAATTTGTTAATGactattactactgctactacttatcatttctaaagcgctactagacgtacgcagcgctgtacacttgaacatgaagagacagtccctgctcgacagagcttacaatctaattaggacaaacaagagataagggaatattaagtgaggatgataaaataagggttctgaacaagtgaataagggttaggagttaaaagcagcatcaaaaaggtgggctttaagcttagatttgaagacggccagagatggagcttgaagtactggctcaggaagcctattccaggcatatggtgcagcaagataaaaggaacggagtctggagttagcagtggaggaggaaggtgcaaataagagagatttacccagtgaacggagttcccgggggaggaatgtagggagagatgagagtggagaggtactgaggagctgcagagtgaatgcacttataggtcaataagaggagtttgaactgtatgcggaaacagataggaagccagtgaagtgacttgaggagagggttaatatgagcataacgacactggcggaatattagtcgtgcagcagaataaTAATGAATAATGTTTTGCATTGGTGAAAAGTACACACATACTCTTCACTTTGAAAAATGTCCCAGGAATTGGAGAGTCACGATTTACACCAATATCTATGGATATTTTTTCTGAGTGAAATTTACGTACATACTCACTCACTTACATTTTCAAGGAGTAGGTCCTAGAGTAGGTAAATGGTACTATTACAAGTGTACTTGCACCTAGGACAGTTTTATCAAAGCCCATGTGTGGGTAAAGTAACTGTAACACATGAAAAGGTctttgaaaaataattctgtatttTCTCATAAATTTGGATTACACAAAACATACAGGAaaagtaaaggaaagaaaaacagaaaatctcATCAAATAAACAAAGGTAAATATGAACCCCTGTAGTACAGATCACAAGAAAACAAATGCTATATacgttggagaaaaaaaaatctaaaaacgaAATATTAGAATAGAGGAAACGGCTATAATTATCCAATAGAACTGTGACTCCTTAAATACAGCCTGAAAGAAATCAAAATATTTTAGGTTACGTTCTCTTGAAGAACAGGTTTATCAAAAGCTTCTAAGTGAGTGGGATCTAGACATACATATTATTTCCATAAGTGACTAGACACTTGCAAGGAAATGTAAGAAAGcaaagttattcacctgtagcagaATGAATATTCCTACATGTGGGTGAAGTCACTAACGCCCCCGTTTACTAAGTCGTGTGGCAAAGCGAACAcagcacattcaaagtgaatgggctgtgtcggcattagcgcgcggcttagtaaactgggggtTAAGTCTGGAGTGGAAACGTTTTCCAGCGTTCTTTTCTAGAAGAATTTTGGAAGTACCTCATTATGCATGCTCACATCTTTCCACATGCCGACATTATATGGGACCAGGTCAGTCTAGTACAATAGCTGATAAAATGCAACACCTAGGGAGAGCGTGGCAGGTaaatcctgctgtccttggagaaaacttTCAGGGACCAATCGTGTGGCTGCTTGACCCTGCTCAGTCCATCTGCCAAAGAGGTGTTTTTCCTTGCCAGATAAGTGGCCCTGACAGACGGCTCATCTCCCATATCTTGACTGCTTCCCGACACTTGGTTGTCTATCTGAATTAAGATAATTTTGTTTGCTGCTgaactctgaaagcctttagagtgtgtTCCAAATAATTCTTAGCTCTCTGACGTTGATTTAAATGTTGCCTCTCCTTAGCAGACCACTGACCTTTGGACGTGAAGCTTATCTACAggtgccccccaccccaggatatATGCACCTGTGTTGtgaaggaatttggaatggtagacCCTTGTCCATATTGTTCCGAATTAACCACCAAGACAGAGAGGGACAACATGACAGTAATGACATCCTGAAGGTTCTCCTTAGCTTGAAAccacagggaagacagggtacaTTGAGCTGTCCTCAAATTGAGGCACGCTGTATTTGTGACTTGCATTAAGGAAGCCATGTGACCtagtaatctcaacatctgctgatcTGATACCTGCTGACTCTGTTGAATCGTTTTGGTTATAGAGGCGAGAACTTCCGTTCGTGATGTCAGGAGAATGGCCTTGGCCTGCGTCATGTCTGACAGCGCTCCATTAAATTCCAATTGCTGTGTCGGGTTGAGATGGGATAATTGATAACGAATCCTAGTAGCTCAAGCACCCAACTTTTTGCTTATTAATTcttgtgctcttgaccagccaatcatctaaGTAGGGAAACGTGCACCCCTTGTCTGCATAGCAATGCGCTAAACACTTtaattagaggcatattttcaaagcacttagccttccaaagttccataggtttctatggaactttggaaggctaagtgctttgaaaatatgcctctttgtgaacACCCTGATGAAGGCCAAATGGCAATATGTGGTAGTGGTGCTTCCTGAcccaaaatctgagatacttcctatgAGTTATGGAGCTgtatgtgggtataagcatcctttaagtccagagagtctAGCCAGTCTTGTTCCTGTCTCATTGGGCGTAGGCTGCCCAGGACAACCCCGTTGAACTGttgccagatacttgttcagagcccttaggtctagaatgggagaAAAACCCCTTGTTTTTTTAGTAACTAGGAAGTAATTGGAATAAAATGCCTACCTGCTTTCCCTGGTGGCACCttttcgaccgcattggcctctAAGAGGGGAGACGAGAGTTTCTGTATAAACAATTCCTGGCATTGATGTGCCCCTTTAAGCATGCGCCTGCAGACTGCATTCTGCAGCAGAGACTCGGTATACAAACACTTCAAAAGCCTCTGTGATGATGTTGCCAGCAGGCATCTGCAGAgatctttgaaaattaccctctaacACTTAGACATTTCTGGTTAGAAGAATGAAATGCAATTGTGTTTGACATTACCAGCAGTTTGGAGGTGTTTTTATAAGTCATCATTGGGCAGTTAAGAGCTGCCCAATAATTACCCATATCAATTATACTGCAGAGTGTCAGTAACTGAGAACAGTTGAAACAAATTAGAAAAAATATAATGGGGCCCTTTTTTGAAAAATGAGGGTTACAAGGGACATAGCCTCACAGCACTGATTTTTCCTGTAATCAGGATAGCAGTTTCTTTAGGATCCCAAATAGACATAATATTCGTACTTTACACTGAGGGAGCACAGCGGCTGACACGTTGCCATTTTCACACTCCCAGAAACAATGACCTTTTTGTAATTAATATGGTTCTGTTTGTAAGCATGGAGTGTAATGCAGTGTTTTGCTTTTCAGTGGCATGCCTGGATCCCGGTTTGTCAAACTGTACAACTTACATAGTAACCGTAAACATTAACGGAGATGACTCTGTCAATATTAGACCCAGACCCAAACCTGGTAAGTAGAAACGAAGGACAAACCCCTTTTATAATAAGTATGAAAAGAGTAGAAATggagactagggggcatgcgatgaagttataatgtagtaaatttaaaacgaatcagagaaaaattttcttcactcaacgtgtaattaaactctggaattcgttgccagagaatgtggtaaaggtggttagcttagcggagtttaaaaaaggtttggacggcttcctaaaggaaaagtccatagaccggtattaaatggacttggggaaaatccactatttctgggataagcagtataaaatgttttgtactttttggggatcttgccaggtatttgtgacctggattggccactgttggaaacaggatgctgggcttgatggacctttggtctttcccagtatggcaatacttatgtacttatgacctaggtgagggaaagaggaactGGGTGAAGGGGGTGGAGTGGAAGATAGAGTGCAGACTCACTTAGCGAGGGAAGCAGAAAACCCAAAGGTGGTTTCAAACATCTTTACACCTTCTGCTAACTCACGAGTGACATGAACCAGAGTGATTTTACTATTTAGTGCCATTTGAATTATTGAAATGTTTGGCTAGCATCGTTGCTTTTCAGCACATGCTGCTTCTGTGCTCACTTATCGTGCAGGGGATCCCAACCCACTTCTTGAGTCGTACCCATCcggtcaggttttaaggatatccacaatgaatatgcatggcagATTCACACTCACTGcttccttggtatgtaaatctatctcatacatattcattgtagatatcctgaaaacatgactggatgGGTTTACCCTAAGGACTCAATTGAGAAACAAGGCTATAGTGGGTCCCTGGGCCGGCCAGCACTACACTTTCTACCTCCCTTCTACAGATAGGAAATGCTTTATGAAGACTTATTTGCTCAGCTATCTGAGCTTCTGCAACTATACTTTTActattacatagtaaatgacggcagataaagaccttacagtccatgcagtctgcccaacaagataaactcattttacatgttatgtgatactttatatgtatacctgagtttgatttgtccttgcgtttctcagggcacagactgtagaagtctgtccagcactgttcctgtactaaagattgtgaagattctggaatcctaaagagttacaagattccggaatcccaattagtagcaacattccatgtagaatcccaaagagtaacatagtaaatgacggcagataaagaccagtacggtccatccagtctgcccaacgagataaactcattttacatggtatgtgatactttatacccgagtttgatttgtccttgccattctcaggcacagaccatagaagtctacccagcactgttcctatactgaaagttctgaagattctggaatcctaaagagttccaagattctggaatcccaattagtagcaacattccatgtagaatcccaaagagtaacatagtaacaaagtaaatgatggcagataaagacctgaatggtccatccagtctgcccaacaagataaactcattttacatggcatgtgatactttatacccaagtttgatttgtccttgcctttctcagggcacaaaccgtagaagtctgcccagcactcttcttatactgagctctgaagctaacgtcgaagccccttaaaatttgcactccagcccatccctatctattcagtcacaatcagggcacagactgaagtctgcccagtactggttgtacttcccagttaccggcatcgccacctgaTCTCCGCTaggattccgtggatccattccttctaaacaggattcctttgtgttattgGAGAAGTTGCAGTGTTAGCTATGATTTCTACATGTGATCTATTTTTAGGTGTTTGTTTGACAAGCTGTAAGTAACTAGGTGGGCCACTGATTGAGTTAGTTAATCATTAAAACATTtctctcctttaaaaaaaatggcaggACTCCAAAAGAAGGAAATAAAAACAAACTTTAACCTTTTCCCGCAGCCATGCTGGCAATGGGCATATGGTTGCAGCCCTGGAGAAAGGCCATGACACTTGGGACTGTGCTTCCTGCAGCCAGTTTCAGGAAAGACTTACTTTTAATGCTGAGTGCACTCAAATGTACGTGCAGCCGATTACAATAAATCACATGTAAAATAACATTAGTTGGAACGACAGAAGAGGCCTATATGTCAAATACAAACTCTTCTCTTTCTGGTTGGGATATATCTGCTACTAATGGTGTACGGTCATACATAATAGAACACAACACAGCTGAGCCCCTCGTTTAAATCTTTTTCAGGCGATGGAGGTACGTTATTCACTCTTCTTCACTTTGGCTGGACCCAGTTAAGTATGCTTGAAATATCAACATTTTCTTCTAGGTTTGCACAACTACATATTTCAGCTGTCTTTTTATTAATATAGAATTTGTGGAGGTAATATTGTTGCCAAGAAATGAACTGCGCAAGAGAATTGAAGGTAAGGAATCTTTCTTCTCAAGTGCCACACGTTAACCGGCCTGCACTGCTTTTGCATTCCGTTCAACCCCGAGTAAGACTAAAATCTTCCCTTCCTGAAGATGGGTCAAATGAAGAGCTATTTCATAACGGTACTGGCAAACTTTAAATGATTTCTGTCTTGTGAGTTTGGATTATCCTTTGGGCCGGGGTCCTCCAGTAGGGTCCTGGTAATTTCCTCCTGACTCTTAAAGAATGATGAATATTGGGTAGTAGGTCCATGAACTTTTATTTACAAATACTCAGGAtgttttccttcatttattttaagttttctctcttcttctaTCCAAACCACTGCAGTGATGATCCTCATCTTTCTAGGAAGAGCTTTGTTATGCATGTACTGGATATGGACGAGCATCTGCCACCATCATGGAGTGGCTGGGATCTCTGTCAAGTCCCTCCTCCATGTAGGAGTGCACATAACGAGGAAGGGataatccacctaggtggatgaacactaactcccacgaaaCACAACAGTCAGaaggaagtggaccaatgactccagggaaacgggatactAGTGTAAAAGATagtactttattcacagactcgacacagtactgtgtttcagccacaggcctgcctcaggagtcttcagaGGTCCTTAATACTTGAAAGCGATCTCGATCTCAGATTGTCTTGATAAAGACCTTTATGGTGTTTTACAGATGCTATGGCATCTCTGTGTGTTAAGTATGAAGCACACATCTACACTGGTCTAGAGCAGGggtttcttaacccagtccttgggacacacctagccagtcaggttttcaaggcatacacaatgaatatgcatgagataaattttccataaaatggaagcagtgcttgctaatttatctcatgcatattcattgtagatatcgtGAAAACCAGGCTGACTTGATGTGTTCCAAGGACTGTTGAGAGAACCCCAGCTCTGGAGCAGCGGTTCTCAACTTAGTCTGCAGAAcaaacccagccagttgggttttcaggacagTCACAATGACTACACACAAAACTGATTTGCATGTAAATCTCTTATGCATAATtattgaaacctgactggctggggttgagAGCCCCTGCTCTAGAGCGATGCTAAAGAAATGTCATTTAGTGGATGCATTGATGTAATGTTTGTTTTTAAGTATTTGAAGGATAGAGTCGGGGTATAGTTTACACTAATGGACTGTACACTGATTGTATCTTGAAATGAAAGTgatattttgtttttcagcactAGTGGCAAAAGAAGATATCGTGGTGGATGCCAGAGTGTACTCATATGCCTTGGCGTTAGAACATGCGGTGGCGAAGCCCTTCGAGCTGCCCTTTCTGAAGGGTTGACATCATCCGATTTTGATTTTTGCGAACTGGACAGATATTTGCCTGGTCAGGCTGAAGATTCAGTATATGTGTGTACAGAGAGAACAGCCTACACCTGACGGTTGATTTGTTTCTGTACAAAATTGACACTAGAagccaagctttttttttttataaaccgaTAGGATTGCTTCTTTATTCCAAGAGATGCTAATATGTATATTGTTCGGTACTGTATCTTGTCCATCAATGAAATTCTCTctgtgcctttttaaattttctcaaACTCCTTTAATTGGTTTTATGCCGTTTCAGCCAACAGAAGTAATCTTACTACATGTGTTTGTTAAAGGAACTGCAATTGTCtttttcttctcccctcccccccccccctcccccccccccgtgttcaaAAAATAGACTTCTGTTCACACCTGTACCTGGAGGAAGTAAGGTCAAGTTTCTCTTGGCCTTGAAAAGATTAACGTGTCAACTCCACTTCAGGTCTACTGCTACATGCAGACTGAACTCCAGAAACACCTTAAGATTCTCTGCacccaacaaagaaaaaaaaaaaaccagtataCAGTTCCCCTAAATATTGCACAGGGACTAGGGGAAAATTAAAAAGCCCTTAAAACACAAGCAAACTTTGAAATAGGTTCAGAATGTTTTGGGGAGCAGAATGCCACCTGCCTGGTATCTGAACAGCCCCCGGTGAATTTTAATTTGGTAAGTCTAAAAGCAAGAGATCCCAGCCTCTCCATGCATTGAAGAGGCATTTATCTTAACATAGGGCTGAACAAATCCCTGGCACCAGGTGGCCACTGTGACTAGAAAGTTACTTCTAGTGCTTGGGATTCCTGTTGCCTTTCCTTTGTTGCTGCTGATGGAGAAAACTGAACAGGATCCACACTGTACAGAAACTCTCAAACTGGTTTCATGAGAGTTCTTTATTGTGGGAGATAAAGCA
This window harbors:
- the NUDT5 gene encoding ADP-sugar pyrophosphatase isoform X2; translation: MEAVLDPVKESIVKEETITEGKWVKLQQTTYVDPKGKTRTWETVKRTTRNEGSSADGVAVIPVLQRTLHYECIVLVKQFRPPMGCHCLEFPAGLIDKNETPETAALRELEEETGYKGEVVERSPVACLDPGLSNCTTYIVTVNINGDDSVNIRPRPKPGDGEFVEVILLPRNELRKRIEALVAKEDIVVDARVYSYALALEHAVAKPFELPFLKG